In [Leptolyngbya] sp. PCC 7376, a genomic segment contains:
- a CDS encoding bifunctional diguanylate cyclase/phosphodiesterase: MGSATVVTMYLAHQEKELSRSKEFFQLIINNIPDPVFVKDKNYILTVVNDAFCQLIGRPASTVLGKSDYDLFISPEAENFRQQDENVLQTNLAQETEESLTDSEGDNYLLATKRSIHKDGAGNVFLVGVIRDITERKKLEAKLRRTAEELTRSNHELKASEKRLRHLANHDPLTSLPNRKLFNETLEQLLEWGEAEQQLVSLLFLDLDGFKPVNDTMGHDVGDILLKAVAQRIKNCLRMSDVVSRLGGDEFTVLLPGIKKPSDSLIVAQKILDTVSSPYKLNGHDIKVTVSIGISVYPDDHTKASELVKLADIAMYEAKRGGRNQYRMTQNLANLIEQNLEKQA, translated from the coding sequence ATGGGTTCAGCCACCGTCGTCACCATGTACCTCGCCCACCAAGAAAAAGAGCTCAGCCGCTCAAAAGAGTTTTTTCAGCTCATTATCAACAACATCCCTGACCCTGTTTTCGTTAAAGACAAGAACTATATCTTGACCGTTGTCAACGATGCTTTTTGCCAGCTTATTGGCCGTCCAGCATCCACTGTTCTGGGAAAATCCGACTATGATCTTTTCATTTCTCCAGAAGCAGAAAATTTCCGCCAGCAAGACGAAAACGTACTACAAACAAATCTTGCTCAGGAAACCGAAGAATCCCTCACCGATTCAGAAGGTGACAACTATCTCCTGGCAACCAAGCGTTCAATTCACAAAGATGGTGCAGGGAACGTTTTTCTCGTTGGCGTAATTCGTGATATCACCGAACGCAAAAAATTAGAAGCCAAGCTCCGCCGCACCGCTGAAGAGTTAACTCGCTCTAATCATGAGCTCAAAGCCTCTGAAAAACGACTACGTCACCTCGCGAATCATGACCCTCTAACAAGTCTACCCAACCGCAAACTCTTTAATGAGACCCTAGAGCAGCTTTTAGAATGGGGTGAAGCTGAACAACAACTCGTTAGTCTCTTATTCCTTGATCTAGATGGCTTTAAACCGGTGAACGACACGATGGGTCATGATGTAGGCGATATCCTTCTCAAAGCTGTCGCTCAACGCATCAAAAATTGTCTGAGAATGAGTGACGTTGTTAGTCGACTAGGAGGCGATGAATTTACTGTTCTTTTACCTGGAATCAAAAAACCCTCAGATAGCTTAATCGTCGCGCAAAAAATTCTTGATACAGTCTCGTCACCTTATAAACTCAACGGTCACGACATCAAAGTTACAGTTAGTATTGGGATCAGCGTCTACCCTGACGATCATACAAAGGCTTCAGAACTTGTAAAGCTGGCAGACATCGCAATGTATGAGGCTAAACGAGGAGGGCGCAATCAATATCGGATGACTCAAAATCTCGCCAATCTCATCGAACAAAACCTAGAGAAACAAGCATAA
- a CDS encoding pentapeptide repeat-containing protein, protein MFLSERGFHPLQQLARKLVVVFAILVLVLGLTFPAIAQDSKLNYTYSELPNSDFSHQQLQAASFARADVRSSDFSGSDLSRAILSEGKFMDTNLSGADLTEAFMDQVNLSGANLTNAIFTDAVAPGTNFTDANIAGADFSGALLDRYQLSQLCKRASGTNAITGIETRYSLNCEN, encoded by the coding sequence ATGTTTTTGTCCGAGCGAGGATTCCATCCATTACAGCAACTGGCCAGAAAATTGGTTGTTGTCTTTGCTATTTTGGTACTTGTTCTAGGGCTGACATTTCCGGCGATCGCCCAAGACAGCAAACTGAACTACACTTATTCGGAGCTTCCCAACAGCGATTTTTCTCACCAGCAACTACAAGCCGCAAGCTTTGCCCGAGCCGATGTACGTAGTAGTGATTTTTCTGGCAGCGATCTAAGCAGAGCTATCCTTTCAGAGGGGAAATTTATGGATACTAACCTGAGCGGAGCTGATTTAACTGAAGCATTTATGGATCAGGTCAATCTGTCTGGTGCTAATTTGACAAATGCCATTTTCACAGATGCAGTTGCCCCCGGCACAAATTTTACGGATGCCAATATAGCTGGAGCCGATTTCTCTGGAGCCTTGCTTGACCGTTATCAACTATCGCAGCTTTGTAAGCGAGCATCTGGAACTAACGCTATCACTGGCATTGAAACTCGCTACAGCCTCAATTGTGAAAATTGA
- a CDS encoding iron uptake porin: MTFIKNLSLAIAATSVLVPAGQAIAEDYFDINNVGQNTEDSMMQVNSVFQLRDVAPSDWAFDALRNLVEKYNCIAGYPDGTFRGNRPLSRYEFAAGLNACMQQIERLIVGGETPDAADITRLRALVQEFEAELATLGARVDDIEGRVEFLEDNQFSTTTKLVGEVAFVVADAFGEDDVNGNDLEANTVFHNKVRLQLVTSFTGKDKLYTRLTAGNTTASFSTETGTNEGRFAHDTGDATNDIVIDRLHYVFPLGKKTTVTTMARLGAHHFYADTFNKGLEAGGGANGALSRFGERNPIYRLGISAPTTGIGFKHNFNDTFQLSAGYLAKNGSDPSEEAGLFDGTYSALAQLVVKPSKKFKFGATYVRGYDTSTGTFAFGGTGTNFANGLTGIGGGGLTSNSFGLQGQFDISPKFSLRAWGGYTDVDAIGGGEADIWNYAVAAVFPDLGKKGNMGAIIVGAEPHATELTNGAGADQLGTSDDTPWHIEGFYKYQLTKNISITPGVIWLTSPNQDSGNDDIVIGALRTTFKF; encoded by the coding sequence ATGACTTTTATTAAAAACCTTTCGTTGGCTATCGCGGCAACCTCGGTTTTAGTTCCCGCGGGTCAGGCGATCGCCGAAGACTATTTTGACATCAACAACGTTGGTCAAAATACAGAAGACTCGATGATGCAAGTCAACAGCGTCTTCCAACTACGTGACGTTGCACCTTCCGACTGGGCATTCGATGCACTCCGTAACCTCGTTGAAAAGTACAACTGTATCGCCGGTTATCCCGATGGTACTTTCCGCGGCAACCGTCCCCTCAGCCGTTATGAATTTGCTGCTGGTCTTAACGCTTGTATGCAGCAGATCGAGCGTCTTATCGTTGGTGGTGAAACTCCCGATGCAGCAGACATCACTCGCCTCCGTGCCCTCGTTCAAGAATTTGAAGCTGAGCTTGCGACTCTCGGTGCTCGCGTAGACGATATCGAAGGTCGCGTTGAGTTCCTCGAAGACAACCAATTCTCCACAACAACGAAGCTCGTTGGTGAAGTTGCATTTGTTGTTGCTGATGCTTTCGGTGAAGATGATGTTAACGGCAACGATTTAGAAGCAAACACTGTTTTCCACAACAAAGTTCGTCTCCAATTGGTTACAAGCTTCACTGGTAAAGACAAGCTTTATACACGTCTAACAGCAGGTAATACTACAGCGTCTTTCTCCACAGAGACTGGCACTAACGAAGGTCGCTTTGCTCACGACACTGGCGATGCAACTAACGACATTGTGATTGACCGTTTACACTATGTCTTCCCGCTCGGTAAAAAGACCACTGTAACCACAATGGCCCGTCTTGGTGCCCACCACTTCTACGCTGACACTTTCAACAAAGGTCTTGAAGCTGGTGGTGGTGCAAATGGTGCTCTATCTCGCTTCGGTGAGCGGAACCCCATTTATCGTCTTGGCATCAGCGCCCCTACTACAGGTATTGGTTTCAAACACAACTTTAACGATACGTTCCAACTCTCTGCTGGTTATTTAGCCAAGAATGGTAGTGATCCCTCCGAAGAGGCAGGTCTCTTCGATGGTACTTATTCCGCTCTCGCTCAGTTAGTTGTTAAGCCCAGCAAGAAGTTTAAGTTCGGTGCGACTTACGTTCGTGGTTATGATACCTCCACTGGCACTTTTGCATTCGGTGGTACTGGTACAAACTTTGCCAATGGCCTCACTGGTATTGGTGGTGGTGGTCTAACAAGTAATTCCTTCGGCCTCCAAGGACAATTCGACATTAGTCCTAAGTTTAGTCTCCGTGCTTGGGGTGGTTACACCGATGTTGATGCTATTGGCGGTGGTGAAGCTGATATCTGGAACTACGCTGTTGCAGCTGTCTTCCCTGACCTCGGCAAGAAAGGCAACATGGGTGCAATTATTGTTGGTGCTGAACCCCATGCGACTGAATTAACTAACGGTGCTGGTGCTGACCAACTTGGAACAAGTGATGACACACCTTGGCACATTGAGGGTTTCTACAAGTACCAACTCACCAAGAATATTTCTATCACTCCTGGCGTTATTTGGTTAACTTCTCCGAACCAAGACAGTGGCAATGATGACATCGTTATTGGTGCTCTCCGCACAACCTTCAAGTTCTAA
- a CDS encoding lipopolysaccharide assembly protein LapB: MPVITPTTPAAKEKMTQGLQRIQQGQVAQAIQLFNEAIALDPELWQAHYNLGLAYRQAGDLQKAADAFYQTVVIQPNFALGFASIGGILLDVQNWSQAQQYLEQAIAVDPNLAIAHYNFGLLHRQFGRTAAAIQAWETANQLAPNLTEAAIQLAEAYLDGDRIKQAEHLITTALKQNPRLPAVHYLQGRVAEARGNPEAALSAFRKASDLDKNYANAYFAAAQTLIRNERESAAIPLLDYALLLYTQQEQTEWMRAAQNLRQQL, encoded by the coding sequence TTGCCTGTAATCACACCGACGACGCCTGCAGCTAAAGAGAAAATGACCCAGGGATTGCAGCGCATCCAGCAAGGACAAGTTGCTCAAGCTATTCAACTCTTTAATGAGGCGATCGCCCTTGACCCTGAGCTTTGGCAAGCTCATTACAATCTGGGACTCGCTTATCGACAAGCTGGAGATCTCCAAAAAGCCGCAGATGCTTTTTATCAAACAGTCGTGATTCAGCCGAATTTTGCTTTAGGTTTCGCTAGTATCGGCGGTATTCTCCTCGACGTTCAGAACTGGTCGCAGGCACAGCAGTATCTTGAACAGGCGATCGCCGTTGATCCCAACCTTGCCATTGCCCATTACAATTTTGGTCTTTTGCACCGTCAATTTGGCCGTACAGCTGCCGCCATCCAAGCTTGGGAAACAGCGAATCAACTTGCCCCAAACTTAACTGAAGCTGCTATCCAACTTGCTGAAGCCTATCTCGATGGCGATCGCATCAAACAAGCAGAACATCTCATTACGACTGCTCTCAAACAAAACCCTCGCTTACCCGCTGTCCATTACTTACAGGGACGTGTCGCCGAAGCCCGTGGTAATCCTGAAGCTGCCCTTAGTGCTTTCCGAAAAGCTAGCGATTTAGATAAAAACTATGCCAATGCTTACTTTGCTGCCGCTCAAACTCTGATTCGTAATGAGCGAGAAAGTGCTGCGATCCCTTTGTTAGATTACGCCTTGCTCCTCTATACCCAGCAAGAACAAACTGAGTGGATGCGGGCTGCACAGAATTTACGCCAACAACTTTGA
- a CDS encoding elongation factor G has product MSNSIKNIRNIAVIGPYSSGKTTLLESLLFVTEKISRKGSIAQHNTVGDSSPEARDHGMSVEVSVASTTHANIDLTFLDCPGSIEFLQETYNALVGVGTAIIVCEPETERILTLAPLFKFLDDWDIPHLVFINKMDRAKNNFLEILDALKEASSRPLVPQQYPIRKDRELIGFIDLVSEQAYHYHPDSPADPVPFPAELKIEEQITREEMLETLADFDDQLLEKLLEEVAPSSDEILQDLRQELSADQVVPVMFGIAEQDYGIRPLLDALVKEAPAPTVTTSRRQLKASASETIVQVLKNFYTPQGGKLSLVRVWQGELKDGMLLNGDRPGGIYHLMGGHQQAIQTAVTGEIVALARMDSIKVGDTLSTGEKTVQPLRKADIMQPVYALAITPERRKDEVKLSAALGKLIDEDPSLAWEQHGDTHEVILWGQGDIHLQVALERLNRKYNIPMSTQMPKVPYKETIRKSGHSHGRYKHQTGGHGAFGDVHLDIKPLSRGSGFQFHQSIVGGVVPKQYIPGVEMGVKDSLQQGPLGYPVVDVDVTLTNGSYHSVDSSEQAFKQAARIAMKEGMQNCDPQLLEPILTINLYIPNEFTSNALQLVSGKRGQILGYESSTDWQGWDHITAHYPIAEMHDLIIELRSLTFGVGFFDWQYDHLQAVPEKVSEKILSHNSAD; this is encoded by the coding sequence ATGAGTAATTCAATAAAAAATATTCGTAATATTGCGGTCATTGGGCCCTATTCTTCCGGTAAAACAACACTCCTCGAAAGTCTTTTATTTGTAACCGAAAAAATTAGTCGTAAAGGGTCAATCGCCCAGCACAATACCGTTGGTGATAGTAGCCCGGAAGCTCGTGATCACGGCATGAGCGTTGAGGTATCTGTCGCCAGTACAACTCACGCCAATATTGACCTCACATTTTTAGACTGTCCGGGTTCCATTGAGTTCCTCCAAGAAACATATAATGCCCTCGTCGGAGTCGGGACAGCAATTATTGTCTGTGAACCAGAAACTGAACGTATTTTAACCCTTGCGCCCCTCTTTAAATTCTTGGATGACTGGGATATTCCCCACCTTGTTTTTATTAACAAAATGGATCGGGCGAAAAATAATTTCCTTGAGATTTTAGATGCTCTCAAAGAAGCATCAAGTCGTCCTCTCGTTCCTCAGCAATACCCGATTCGCAAAGATCGTGAACTGATTGGTTTTATCGATCTTGTGTCTGAGCAAGCCTATCACTACCATCCTGATTCGCCCGCTGATCCTGTTCCCTTCCCTGCCGAACTCAAGATTGAAGAACAGATTACTCGAGAAGAAATGCTGGAGACCCTAGCGGATTTTGATGACCAGCTCCTCGAAAAACTCCTGGAAGAAGTGGCGCCATCCTCAGACGAAATTTTGCAGGATCTCCGTCAAGAGCTCAGTGCAGACCAAGTGGTTCCAGTGATGTTCGGAATTGCGGAACAGGATTACGGTATTCGTCCATTACTGGATGCCTTGGTTAAAGAGGCTCCGGCCCCTACAGTTACAACCAGTCGTCGCCAACTTAAAGCCAGTGCGAGCGAAACGATTGTTCAAGTTCTCAAAAATTTCTACACTCCTCAAGGCGGCAAATTGTCCCTTGTCAGAGTGTGGCAAGGTGAACTCAAAGATGGAATGCTCCTCAATGGCGATCGCCCGGGGGGCATTTATCATTTAATGGGTGGTCATCAACAGGCAATTCAAACAGCAGTCACGGGGGAAATTGTGGCTCTAGCACGGATGGACTCAATTAAGGTTGGTGATACTCTCAGCACTGGTGAGAAAACGGTTCAACCGCTACGCAAAGCTGACATTATGCAACCCGTCTATGCATTGGCGATCACCCCAGAACGTCGTAAAGATGAAGTGAAACTTAGCGCGGCTCTCGGCAAACTCATTGACGAAGATCCGTCCCTCGCATGGGAACAACATGGTGATACCCATGAAGTGATTCTATGGGGACAGGGTGACATCCATTTGCAGGTGGCCTTAGAGCGCCTCAACCGCAAATACAACATCCCGATGTCCACTCAAATGCCCAAGGTTCCCTATAAGGAAACCATCCGTAAGAGTGGCCATTCCCATGGACGTTATAAGCACCAAACAGGTGGCCATGGTGCATTCGGTGATGTTCATCTCGATATTAAACCCTTATCACGGGGCAGTGGCTTTCAGTTCCACCAGAGCATCGTAGGCGGCGTCGTGCCAAAACAATATATTCCCGGCGTCGAGATGGGTGTGAAAGACTCTTTGCAGCAGGGGCCATTAGGGTATCCCGTTGTCGATGTGGATGTAACCCTCACCAATGGTTCCTACCATTCCGTTGATAGCTCTGAGCAAGCATTTAAACAGGCTGCACGGATTGCGATGAAAGAAGGTATGCAGAATTGTGACCCACAGCTTCTGGAGCCAATCCTGACCATTAATCTCTATATCCCGAATGAGTTCACCTCCAATGCACTGCAATTGGTGAGTGGTAAGCGCGGTCAAATCCTTGGCTATGAAAGTTCGACGGATTGGCAAGGTTGGGATCACATCACAGCTCACTATCCCATTGCAGAAATGCATGATCTAATTATTGAGTTGCGATCGCTCACTTTTGGCGTCGGCTTCTTTGATTGGCAATATGATCATCTTCAGGCAGTACCAGAAAAAGTCTCCGAGAAGATTTTGTCCCATAACAGCGCTGACTAA
- a CDS encoding cupin domain-containing protein yields the protein MAKTTKTYWNPLHPKNAEQWEVIEGTNGLIEQLFLAIDEETGDYTRLTRFKAGADTTDFGAQIHDYPEEIFIVSGQIYDKAFDRCLEAGDYASRPPGEVHGPFVAETDCLVLDCSYPSQNTVTEKPYK from the coding sequence ATGGCGAAAACGACTAAAACCTACTGGAATCCCCTGCATCCTAAAAACGCCGAGCAATGGGAAGTAATTGAAGGAACAAATGGTTTAATTGAGCAACTTTTTCTCGCGATTGATGAAGAAACTGGCGACTATACAAGGCTGACTCGCTTCAAGGCAGGGGCAGATACCACAGACTTTGGCGCGCAGATTCATGATTATCCCGAAGAAATTTTTATTGTGTCAGGACAGATCTATGACAAAGCTTTTGATCGTTGCCTCGAAGCTGGAGACTATGCCAGTCGTCCACCAGGTGAAGTACATGGCCCTTTTGTTGCGGAGACCGATTGCCTTGTATTAGATTGCTCCTACCCTAGCCAAAACACTGTGACTGAAAAACCATACAAATAA
- a CDS encoding YdcF family protein, which translates to MNFKSYIKPLRLLKISAIALVSGTGLAVGAIYVDGSRSTIQTADYAIVYGNKVHISGVPSQRLKERLNRAITLHENDQVKGIMVSGGFGKEGHDEAIVMGAYLEAAGIPSEDIVVDSHGNNTHLTAVNATEMLGTDSSVIAVSQLYHLSRAKLSLRNNGFQIVGSSYPVFTERRDIYSYLREVPAWFKYWLKGD; encoded by the coding sequence ATGAATTTCAAGTCATATATCAAGCCGCTCCGTCTTCTCAAAATCTCGGCGATCGCCCTTGTCTCAGGTACAGGTCTTGCGGTAGGCGCAATTTATGTCGATGGTAGCCGCAGCACAATTCAGACAGCGGATTATGCAATTGTTTATGGCAATAAAGTTCATATCAGTGGTGTCCCTTCCCAAAGATTGAAAGAACGATTAAATCGGGCGATCACCCTCCATGAAAACGATCAAGTGAAGGGGATTATGGTGAGTGGCGGTTTTGGGAAAGAAGGGCATGATGAGGCGATCGTGATGGGAGCTTATCTTGAGGCAGCAGGTATTCCCAGTGAAGATATTGTGGTGGATTCCCATGGCAACAATACCCATCTAACTGCCGTAAATGCCACAGAAATGTTGGGGACTGATAGCTCTGTCATTGCCGTATCCCAGCTTTATCATCTCTCCCGTGCCAAACTTTCCCTACGCAATAATGGTTTTCAAATAGTCGGTTCTTCCTATCCCGTATTCACTGAGAGGCGCGATATCTATTCTTATTTACGGGAAGTACCAGCTTGGTTCAAATATTGGTTGAAAGGTGATTAG
- a CDS encoding sulfotransferase family 2 domain-containing protein → MFQKVIRKISGEKVESHEIDTLILNEAVNFEKKTIFIAVPKTGTTSVRKQLRQEGKAIVENPHLDILQIRDSLYVYFLKIALGNNRTFPSSSVPTNKEVHIRADETFRTFFKFSAVRNPWARAVSLYHRREGVLMSEQLSFDDFCKKHFYASDTCFHPTLHKNQLDWLCDDEENLLMDYVYKLENFDDAITEIAERTDGRIQLVNRRANSNPNSLASKYRELYTEETRRIIAQRFEKDIEYFKYTF, encoded by the coding sequence ATGTTTCAAAAAGTAATAAGAAAGATTTCTGGAGAGAAAGTGGAATCACATGAGATAGACACTCTAATTCTCAATGAGGCTGTGAATTTTGAGAAGAAAACAATTTTTATTGCTGTACCTAAAACTGGGACAACGTCTGTTCGAAAGCAATTAAGACAAGAGGGAAAAGCAATCGTTGAAAACCCACATCTTGATATTTTGCAAATACGCGATTCTCTATATGTATACTTTCTAAAAATAGCACTAGGAAATAATCGGACATTTCCCTCTAGCTCGGTTCCCACTAATAAGGAAGTGCATATTAGAGCAGATGAAACTTTCCGTACTTTTTTTAAATTCTCAGCAGTTAGAAACCCTTGGGCAAGAGCTGTTTCTCTTTACCATAGACGCGAAGGAGTGTTAATGAGTGAACAATTATCATTCGATGATTTTTGTAAGAAACATTTCTATGCTAGTGATACTTGCTTTCATCCAACACTACATAAAAACCAATTGGATTGGTTATGTGATGATGAAGAAAATCTTTTGATGGATTATGTTTATAAGTTGGAAAACTTTGATGATGCAATTACTGAAATAGCAGAACGCACAGATGGACGCATTCAGCTAGTGAATAGAAGGGCGAATAGCAATCCTAATTCTCTGGCCTCTAAATATAGGGAACTATATACAGAAGAAACCAGAAGGATAATTGCCCAAAGATTTGAAAAAGATATTGAGTATTTTAAATATACTTTTTAG